From a single Calothrix sp. NIES-2098 genomic region:
- a CDS encoding cytochrome P450, with protein sequence MFQDILAQIAYSESFPYLAIVVGATSIAGTLGWRWWKQKNAYKSLESLPSPPKHWLLGNLPQVLAAVKQKKYFQLIFDWSQQLGPMYVIWTNSYPIVVLSKPKAIEDTIINGMRDGSLIRSERSRNAWNDITGPILLGQTGAEWQWRRKVWNPEFSSSSLSKYLEIISQACEQVIETLKKATPSKVVEVDPLFVELTMRVISCLVLGIPVDRNSVSQEGPPLEVSKVYEAMSIVTYRFLRQATGEKTWMKYLPTKNSRDYWAARRYLEEFLTPRIDLALKMREQNKTDLPQVSPLFQESMLVKITAKEPKYNREALIAESVELLIAGTDTTAHSLSFALGSLAFNQRVFQQARDIVDQAWENQGGINIESLKELAYIRAIFKETLRLYPVTTGSTSLQTQRETVIEGKVISPGTRIFWSILAAGRDPEVYANPEEFLPERWLDKSKETTSLPIIGFGSGPHRCLGEHLSMLEATVMLALLLRHFDWELVNGRSSLEDLQQNLLIYPADKMPVRFRLRNLS encoded by the coding sequence ATGTTCCAAGACATTCTTGCTCAGATTGCTTATTCTGAATCATTTCCATACTTAGCCATAGTCGTAGGTGCAACTAGCATAGCGGGAACACTTGGGTGGCGTTGGTGGAAGCAAAAGAACGCATACAAATCGCTAGAATCGCTTCCTTCTCCTCCCAAACACTGGCTGTTAGGAAATCTGCCGCAAGTATTAGCAGCTGTGAAACAAAAAAAATATTTCCAATTAATATTTGATTGGAGCCAGCAACTAGGGCCGATGTATGTTATTTGGACTAATAGCTATCCGATTGTGGTTTTAAGTAAGCCCAAAGCGATCGAAGATACCATTATCAATGGGATGAGAGATGGTAGCTTAATTAGAAGTGAGCGATCGCGCAACGCTTGGAACGATATCACAGGCCCCATTCTTTTAGGACAAACCGGAGCTGAATGGCAATGGCGACGCAAAGTTTGGAATCCAGAATTCAGTTCCAGCAGTCTCTCTAAATATCTAGAAATTATTAGCCAAGCCTGCGAACAAGTCATTGAGACACTGAAAAAAGCTACGCCATCAAAAGTAGTTGAAGTAGATCCTCTGTTTGTAGAACTAACAATGAGGGTAATTTCCTGTTTAGTACTAGGAATTCCCGTGGATAGAAACAGTGTTAGCCAAGAAGGGCCACCTCTGGAAGTTTCCAAGGTATACGAAGCGATGTCCATTGTAACCTATCGATTCTTACGGCAAGCTACTGGCGAGAAAACATGGATGAAATATTTGCCAACTAAGAATTCGCGAGATTATTGGGCAGCAAGGCGATATTTAGAGGAATTTTTAACTCCCCGTATAGACTTAGCTTTAAAAATGAGAGAACAAAACAAAACCGATTTACCACAGGTAAGTCCATTGTTCCAAGAATCAATGTTAGTCAAAATCACTGCCAAAGAACCAAAATACAATCGAGAAGCATTAATAGCAGAATCTGTTGAACTCTTAATAGCTGGTACTGACACAACAGCCCATAGTTTATCCTTTGCACTAGGGTCGTTGGCATTCAATCAAAGGGTTTTTCAGCAAGCACGGGACATTGTTGACCAAGCTTGGGAAAATCAAGGTGGTATTAATATAGAAAGTCTCAAAGAATTAGCTTATATTCGCGCAATTTTTAAGGAAACTTTGCGCCTTTATCCAGTCACTACAGGCTCGACTTCATTGCAAACTCAACGCGAAACTGTTATCGAAGGTAAGGTAATTTCTCCGGGTACAAGGATATTCTGGTCAATACTTGCAGCTGGAAGAGATCCAGAAGTCTATGCTAATCCCGAAGAATTTCTGCCAGAACGTTGGTTAGATAAGAGTAAGGAAACAACTTCACTGCCAATAATAGGCTTTGGCTCAGGCCCGCATCGCTGCTTGGGAGAGCATCTATCAATGCTGGAAGCGACAGTGATGCTAGCATTATTGCTCCGCCACTTTGATTGGGAGTTAGTCAACGGTCGTTCTTCTCTAGAAGATTTACAGCAGAACTTGTTAATTTATCCTGCCGATAAAATGCCAGTGCGCTTTCGGTTGAGAAATTTGAGTTAG